A portion of the Lolium rigidum isolate FL_2022 chromosome 1, APGP_CSIRO_Lrig_0.1, whole genome shotgun sequence genome contains these proteins:
- the LOC124660428 gene encoding protein GLUTAMINE DUMPER 6-like, giving the protein MRPVREAAAALVGIDGGDDQAAAASAAGHVAHAHAGLWRTPMPYIFLGFALMMGLIAVALLMLVCTRRKPSTGVGASRRGSGATEEASASARGATMAPLDREPKVVVIMAGDDMPSFIASARPLSFSGEPSKPDAA; this is encoded by the coding sequence ATGAGGCCGGTGAGAgaggccgcggcggcgctggtgggcatcgacggcggcgacgaccaggcggcggcggcatccGCGGCCGGACACGTAGCCCACGCGCACGCGGGGCTGTGGAGGACGCCGATGCCGTACATCTTCCTCGGTTTCGCGCTCATGATGGGCCTCATTGCCGTCGCGCTGCTCATGCTCGTCTGCACCCGCCGCAAGCCGTCGACAGGCGTCGGCGCGTCGCGGCGGGGAAGCGGCGCCACGGAGGAGGCGTCAGCGTCGGCGCGGGGGGCGACGATGGCGCCGCTCGACCGAGAGCCCAAGGTCGTCGTCATCATGGCCGGCGACGACATGCCGTCCTTCATCGCCAGCGCCAGGCCCTTGTCTTTCTCCGGCGAGCCGAGCAAGCCGGACGCGGCCTAG